CTTTAAATTTTCATATAAAGCAGATTGTGTATCACCGTCAGACAACTGCATTGTGCCTTTTTGTAAGCCTTGCTGACTAAGAAAATCATCAGACACTTTAAATTCTTGGTCGATTAATGCATTACCAATTGCAAAAAGATCTACAGTTGCCATATGTGTTGTCACAGAATAAAAAATCAGATCGATAAGTTTACACCATTGCTCACATTTGCTGTAGTTTGTTGAATAAAATTCAGGTAATTCAGCGGTTAGCAGAGTTTTATTGTTTGCCTAAGCAATTGAAATATTCTTTTTAATAAATATTATCAATTAATAATGATTATTGATAATATTTACAAACGTAGACCATTTCATTGAAACTTCGCCTGAAATTATTCATAGCGAACTTACATGAAACGTTCTATTTTATTTATTTCATCATTTGGGGTTATAACAGGCCATGTATATGCCGCAGCGGCAGACTCACAGGCTGTAACCAATCTTCCAACAATTGCAGTAAAAGCTGAGAAGGAAAACAGTTTAAAACAAGAAGTAGGGCAAGCATCGAGTGCAACTAAAGGCCTCATGCAATTAAAAGATGTTCCTCAAATTGTAAATGTCGTACCGAAACAAATTCTAAGAGAGCAAACAGTGACCTCTATGCAAGGTGCCTTGCAAAATGTTGCTGGTTTGAGTTTTAGCGTGGGTGATGGACAGCGTGATCAGGTCATGATTCGTGGGTTCTCTGCAATCACAGATAATTATGTAGATGGTATTCGTGATGATGCATTGTATTTTCGAGATATGTCGAATGTTGAACGAGTTGAGGTGTTAAAAGGGCCTGCTTCTGTACTTTATGGTCGTGGTTCGGCGGGTGGGTTAGTTAATAAAATTAATAAAAAGCCAATGGATGAATCTTTGCGTGAAGTGAGCCTAATTGGTAGCACTTCAGGGCAACGCCGTGCAGAAGTCGATGTGAATGAAAAAGTAGCAGAGAATGTCAAGGTTCGTTTAACTGGTGCAGTTGAAGACTCAGATGGTTATCGTGATCAGGCTTTTTTAAAACGTCAGGCGGTGGCTCCATCAGTACAGTGGGATATTAGTGATAAAACTAAACTTTTACTTCAGGCTGACTATTTGCATGATGACCGTTTAGCTGATCAAGGATTCCCGACAGATCCACTTACAGGTAAACCAGTTAAAACAAACCCTAAAACTTTTTATGGTGCGTTAAATGGTAAAGAAGTTGGGGACGTTGATACTGAAATCTCGAGTCAAACCATAAGTTTGGATCATGAGTTTAGTGATCAACTCAAATATCATGGGGCAGTTCGTCATTATAATTATTCATTAGATCGTCAATATAGTGTTGATACACATCCTGCTGATAAATCACAAATTACTTTGACTCAAAATAAGCGTTTACGTAATGAAGATGGAGTATATGTTCAACAAGAGTTAAGCGCTTTATTTAATACAGGTTTTTTAAAGCACAATACGTTAATTGGTGCTGAATATAGTAAGCAGAATAAAGATGAAATACTATGGCAAGGTGCGAAAACAACCACCGATTTGTATAACCCTAAATTAGAATATTGGGCACCTATTAATACAGGTACAACGGCTGCACGTAATAACAATAGCAATACTTTTGAAAACTATGGCGTGTATTTTCAAGACTTAATGACAGTTACAGACCAGCTTAAAGTTTTAGTTGGTTTACGTTATGACAATCTATCTCAAGATCGTGATGATAAAACAAGTGCAAATCTAGATTTAAACCGTACTGATAATACTTATTCTCCACGAATTGGGGTGGTCTATCAGCCAGTAAGTAATCTTTCGCTCTATACATCTTATAATCGCTCGTTTCAACCTCTGGCTGATGCATTTGTTTTTTATAAAAACAGTGATGATTTAAAGCCGACAAAAACTGAAAATTATGAGGTTGGTGCGAAGTGGGATGTAAATGATCAATTGAATGTAACTTTGGCTTTATTTCAGATGAGCCAAACCAATATTCAAAACCAAGATCCATCTAATCCAAATCAAGCATTGTTGGCAGGTGAGCAAAAAACAAAAGGTGTTGAACTTTCATTAACAGGTCAATTGACTGATCAATTGTCCATACTAGCTGGCTATTCTTATATGGATGGTAAGATTGAAAAGTCGACTATCGGGTTTACAGGTAATCACTCTGCGCTTACGCCAAATAACACTGCTAACTTATGGTTAAAATACCAAATTAATGATCATTGGTATGCGGCTGTAGGTGGTCGTGGTGAATCATCACGATTTAGTGCGCCAGATAACAAAAATATTTTACCGGGTTATGCTGTTGTAAATGCCGCGTTAGGCTATCAGAGTGAACGTTATGATGTGAACTTAAACCTAAATAACCTGTTTGATCATGACTATTTTGTTTCAGGTCATAGCGGAGCAAATGATTCAAACATGATGGGTGATCCGCTAAATGCTCAAGTTGCACTTCGCTATCGTTTTTAATTAAAAAAATGTCAAAAAAGCTCATCATTTGGATGAGCTTTTTTATTTGTCGTGTAGGATATAGATAGTATTAAAAGGTTTTGTTCTGTTAGGATACAACGATTAGAGCTATGTGCTTGATATCAAAGCCATGCTTATGAAAACTAATACTCAACAAAAACATAGTATTTTACTTGGCTTTTGTTCGCCAATCTCAAGCCGACTCAGGCTATAATGAGACTTATTCACTTATCCGATATGTTAGGAGATCACATGACTGTAGATGTCACTGAAACCATTTCTCAAACTGTTCACCCTGCGTTTCAGTTGCTACGTCAGCACCATGTTGAAGCATTAGATATTTTAGTGTCTGAATATAAGCATAAGGTCACAGGTGCGGTGCATTATCACTTGGCAACTGATTATGATGAAAATGTATTTCTTGTTGCGTTCAGAACACAACCTATGGACTCTAAAGGAACAGCACATATTTTAGAGCATACCGCTTTATGTGGTTCTGAAAAGTTTCCTGTTCGTGATCCGTTCTTTCTAATGATTCGCCGTTCATTAAATACATTTATGAACGCGTTTACAGCAGCAGATTGGACAGCATATCCATTTGCAACTCAAAACAAAAAAGATTTCCAAAACTTATTGTCTGTTTATCTTGATGCTGCTTTTTCAGCAAATCTAAATCCTCTTGATTTTGCTCAAGAAGGTATTCGCATTGAACTTGAAAATGATCAGCCTGTATATAAAGGTGTAGTGTTCAATGAAATGAAAGGTGCGATGAGTGCACCGTCTGATCAGCTTTATCATCAGTTGGCACACCATTTATTTCCTGAAACGACCTATCATTACAACTCAGGCGGTGATCCAAAGGACATTCCTGATTTAACGTATGAACAGTTAGTAGAATTTTATAAAACTCATTACCACCCAAGTAATGCAGTATTTATGACCTTCGGTAACCAAACGGCATATGAGTTACAAGAGCAATTTGAAAAACTAGCTCTACATAAGTTTGCTGCGGGTACAACTTTATATTCAAAACCAGAAAAACGTTTAACAGCACCTGTTGAAGTGACGGAAAACTATGCTGTTGATGGCGATGATTTAAAAGATAAAACTTACCATGTATTGTCTTGGTTGTTACCGCAAGCGAGTGATATCAAACTACGTCTCGGTATGCGTTTGGTAGAAGGTGTTTTACTTGAAAACTCAGCGTCACCGCTTCGTCATTATTTAGAAACTTGTGGTTATGCTCAGTCAACTGGACCTTTAATGGGCGTAGATGACAGTAACTTTGAAATGACATTCTATTGTGGCGTTCAAGGTTCAAACCCTGAGCATGCAGAAAGTTTTAAAGATGGTGTCTTAAATATTCTGCGTGAAGTGGCTGCAAAACCAATTGACTCGGCGTTAGTTGATGCAATTTTGCATCAAATCGAGTTGCATCAACGTGAAATTAATGGTGATGGTACGCCGTATGGTTTAAGTTTGATTTTAAATGGTTTGAGTGGTGCTATCCACCATAATGACCCAATTCAGATCTGGGATGTTGATAGTGCAATTGCTCAGGTTAAAGAAGAACTACAAGACCCAATGTGGTTATCTAATCTTATTCAAACGCATTTGTTAGATAATCCACACCGTGTACAAATGACTTTAGTACCTGATGCAACCAAGTCGCTAAAAGAACAAGAAGCTGAAAAAGCACGTTTAGCTGCGATTGGTGAAAAGTTAACTGAAGAAGATAAAGCAGAGATCGTTGCTAAAACCAAAGCTTTACAAGAGCGTCAAGATACACCAGATAATCTTGAGCTGTTACCAAAAGTAGGTCTAGAAGACGTACCGGCTGACTTGCATATTGTACAAGGTCAATTGCGTGAAATTATCTGTAATCGAATGGACACGCCGTTGAACTTGTATCATGCCGGAACGAATGGCATTTACTATCAACAAGTGCTTATTCAGATTCCTGATGATGTTGTTACCTCACCATATTTCAATTTACTCTCTATTTTAATGGGTGAAGTTGGTGCAGGTGAGTACGACTATCTTGAACTACAAAACTTACAAACAGCTGTAAGTGGTGGTTTAGGAATGGGCGCTTCATTACGCAGTAAAGTTGATGATAAAGATAAAATTAGTGCTTGGTTAACTTTAACGACAAAATCTTTAACTCAGAAGTTCGATGCAATTCATTTATTAAAATTAGCATTTGAACAGCTTAGATTTGATGAGAAAGAGCGAATTATTGAGTTGTTGCAACAACGTAAGACACGCTGGCAGTCTCGTTTATCGGGTGCTGGTCATAGCTATGCGATGCAGATTGCTTCTCGTAATATGAGTGCTTTAGCTCAACGTGACTATCAAAACACTGGTTTAGGTGCATTGAACTGGTTAGGCGAGCTTGTTACTAAAATTACGCAAGACGATGCTGCTTATGATGGGCTAATTACTGAGTTGAAGCGTATTCATACCAAATTATTGCAAGCGCCTAAACAATTTTTACTTGTATGTGAAGAGCATCAGTCTGAGCGTTTGGTTGAAGAAATCCAAAATGTTTGGGATAAGCTAAATGTTGATACAGCAGCAACTGAGTTAACTCAAGTTGAGCAAGAAAACGATAATGAACATGAAGCATGGTTAATTCAATCCAATGTTCAGTTCTGTGCATCTGCATATCAAGCTGTGGACGTATCTCATCCAGATGCAGCGCCTTTAATGGTGTTAGCAGCCTATTTACGTAATGGTTTCTTGCATAGTGCTATTCGTGAAAAAGGCGGTGCTTATGGTGGTGGTGCTAGCTATGATGGAAATGCTTGTTCATTCCGTTTCTTTAGTTATCGTGACCCACGTTTAGCTGAGACATTTAAAGACTTTGAAGCGAGCGTGCAATGGTTGTTAAATACACAGCAACAACCTCATCAACTAGAAGAAGCAATTCTTGGCTTGGTGGCAAGTATGGATAAACCGGGTTCACCAGCAGGCGAGGCAATTACAGCTTGCTATGCATTGTTACATGCTAGAACACCAACTTTCCGCCGTATTTTACGTGAAAGACTATTACATGTGACTTTAGAAGATTTACAGCGTGTTGCGCGTCAATATTTAATTGAACAAATACCTGTGAAAGCTGTCGTTGCACCTTTTGCAAAACGTGACGAATTGCAACAACTGGGCTTTACGATTAAACAAGTTAATTAAAATAAAAATTGGAGATGAACATGGCGTTCAAACAATTTGAACGCACATCATTACAGCTAAGTATGGGAACCCTGCTTAGCTGTTTGTGTGCATCGGTGGCCTATGCTGACACCTTAGCCCCTGTAAAACCTGCTACCGCAGATGCGTGTGTTGCCCTCGCTTCAAATGCTGACCGCCTAGCTTGTTATGACTCTGTGTTTAAACCAGCGGCTTTACCCGTTGTTCAAGCTGCAGCAGTGCCAGAGCCTGTTAAAAAAATTGATAAACCTGCTGTTCAACCTGAAACGTTTAAAGAGAAGGTTGTAGATACGGTTAGTAATATTAAAGTAATAGGAAAGGCGCCAAAAATTGAACCTACTACTTCTTTACTAGACCAACGTTGGGAGTTATCTGAAAAAAGTAAACTCGGAGTTTGGAACATTCGTGCTTATCAGCCTGTCTATTTGCTTCCCGTATTTTGGACCAGCGATAAAAATGAATTGCCTACTAGTCCAAACCCGAACAATGTAGAACACACACCTCAAAATTTAAAATCAACAGAAAGTAAATT
This window of the Acinetobacter sp. XH1741 genome carries:
- a CDS encoding TonB-dependent siderophore receptor, which encodes MKRSILFISSFGVITGHVYAAAADSQAVTNLPTIAVKAEKENSLKQEVGQASSATKGLMQLKDVPQIVNVVPKQILREQTVTSMQGALQNVAGLSFSVGDGQRDQVMIRGFSAITDNYVDGIRDDALYFRDMSNVERVEVLKGPASVLYGRGSAGGLVNKINKKPMDESLREVSLIGSTSGQRRAEVDVNEKVAENVKVRLTGAVEDSDGYRDQAFLKRQAVAPSVQWDISDKTKLLLQADYLHDDRLADQGFPTDPLTGKPVKTNPKTFYGALNGKEVGDVDTEISSQTISLDHEFSDQLKYHGAVRHYNYSLDRQYSVDTHPADKSQITLTQNKRLRNEDGVYVQQELSALFNTGFLKHNTLIGAEYSKQNKDEILWQGAKTTTDLYNPKLEYWAPINTGTTAARNNNSNTFENYGVYFQDLMTVTDQLKVLVGLRYDNLSQDRDDKTSANLDLNRTDNTYSPRIGVVYQPVSNLSLYTSYNRSFQPLADAFVFYKNSDDLKPTKTENYEVGAKWDVNDQLNVTLALFQMSQTNIQNQDPSNPNQALLAGEQKTKGVELSLTGQLTDQLSILAGYSYMDGKIEKSTIGFTGNHSALTPNNTANLWLKYQINDHWYAAVGGRGESSRFSAPDNKNILPGYAVVNAALGYQSERYDVNLNLNNLFDHDYFVSGHSGANDSNMMGDPLNAQVALRYRF
- a CDS encoding insulinase family protein, with protein sequence MTVDVTETISQTVHPAFQLLRQHHVEALDILVSEYKHKVTGAVHYHLATDYDENVFLVAFRTQPMDSKGTAHILEHTALCGSEKFPVRDPFFLMIRRSLNTFMNAFTAADWTAYPFATQNKKDFQNLLSVYLDAAFSANLNPLDFAQEGIRIELENDQPVYKGVVFNEMKGAMSAPSDQLYHQLAHHLFPETTYHYNSGGDPKDIPDLTYEQLVEFYKTHYHPSNAVFMTFGNQTAYELQEQFEKLALHKFAAGTTLYSKPEKRLTAPVEVTENYAVDGDDLKDKTYHVLSWLLPQASDIKLRLGMRLVEGVLLENSASPLRHYLETCGYAQSTGPLMGVDDSNFEMTFYCGVQGSNPEHAESFKDGVLNILREVAAKPIDSALVDAILHQIELHQREINGDGTPYGLSLILNGLSGAIHHNDPIQIWDVDSAIAQVKEELQDPMWLSNLIQTHLLDNPHRVQMTLVPDATKSLKEQEAEKARLAAIGEKLTEEDKAEIVAKTKALQERQDTPDNLELLPKVGLEDVPADLHIVQGQLREIICNRMDTPLNLYHAGTNGIYYQQVLIQIPDDVVTSPYFNLLSILMGEVGAGEYDYLELQNLQTAVSGGLGMGASLRSKVDDKDKISAWLTLTTKSLTQKFDAIHLLKLAFEQLRFDEKERIIELLQQRKTRWQSRLSGAGHSYAMQIASRNMSALAQRDYQNTGLGALNWLGELVTKITQDDAAYDGLITELKRIHTKLLQAPKQFLLVCEEHQSERLVEEIQNVWDKLNVDTAATELTQVEQENDNEHEAWLIQSNVQFCASAYQAVDVSHPDAAPLMVLAAYLRNGFLHSAIREKGGAYGGGASYDGNACSFRFFSYRDPRLAETFKDFEASVQWLLNTQQQPHQLEEAILGLVASMDKPGSPAGEAITACYALLHARTPTFRRILRERLLHVTLEDLQRVARQYLIEQIPVKAVVAPFAKRDELQQLGFTIKQVN